ggtccaccttgtagatgtaaagtcagagacaaacgctcatctattgatgctggttgagttggtcatcttctagaccaggggtcctcaaactttttaacttaagggccggattactgttcttcagtgtttcggggggccggaccgcagatgaaatagtaaacacaccccaaaaaaagctatttactatgtatactggatgtattgtctgctgtgtataactgtagtataattttacttcataatgataatgcagacattttatttattttaatcatttccattATCCCAACTCATACAATGTTTCCCCAAAaaagtgtgaactgtgagtctgcttttgcctgacgagacagtcagcatcaggttccatatttgttactgccagtcataataggtaATAAGTGTTGATGAGTCTgaatctggttggagatttaaggtgtttaaacttcgataaagtctgctcacaggtacagtggtacctcggtatacgtccttaattcgttccagatccttggattcataccaaacaggacgtataccaaacgaattcttcccattagaaataaagggaaaatgattaatccgttccatgaaaaaaaatcctattgttattggcatattatacgttgatggtgttgtataaaataatgtataaaacggatagttccggtcctaaaatctgattggctgagccgcgttcgaagccgctgTAAAATCACCGATATAAgcgcacctatgaccacctcacatcattccatattaatacgccactgaaaagaacaaGTACAaccttggttgaacactattttaagtcatgtactatacatggaaatgtccagattaatataaacagtaatcctgatcattaagcgggtgtttcgtccaagaaatagtgtaatagtttgcgaatgttatgttcgccctcatgttgcctagcaatacGGCACACCGTTAACGCTCGTGGCTTTGTCTCGCGGTCAGTCATCTCTCTATTGATACGCACAATCACTCCTCTCGCCGAACCCaccatgcttggagcgccacccattggatcgctgccgtataatctacgGAGGCTCcaggtggccaatttttgttttttctgttatttttttttcgctataatactgtgagtttaaagatgaacaggggccagacaacatgtattgctactgtggttaaaggggccggtcagatgaaaccaacgggccgtatacggcccgcgggccgtagtttgatgacccctgttctagaccttcatcagtggtcatgggacactgcccatggggcgctgttggctagatatttttggttggtgtactattctcagtccagcagtgacagtgaggtgtttaaaaactccagcagcactgctgtgtctgatccactcataccagcacaccacacactaacacactaccaccatgtcagtgtagtgctgagaatgatccaacacccaaataatacctgctctgtggtcatcctgggagagtcctgaccattgaagaacagggtgaaatcaggctaaaaaagtatgtagagaaacagatggaccacagtctatatggtaagtggagctgataaaatggacagtgattgtagaaacaaggaggtggtcataatgttatgcctattgGTGTATGTTTGGATGCACAACAATGAGGTCGGATAAAGTTTGGTTTTGTTTGAAACAGGTGTGGGGGTAGCACACTGGGGTAAATGTTTCAGACATTGACTCTGACTTTGATGTACTGTAGGGCTAGCTCACATTTTTATGCATAGATTTGAAACTGCTGATGTCCTGAAGGCCTCCAGCTCCAGCCAAATACTCTGGTATGTTTCTCTGGCTGCCATGTATACCACACATCAATAGTTAAGTTTGTTCACCTGGGTGTGGCTGTTGGAGTAGGTGTTGTTGACTTTTACTCTAAAGTGTCTCTCCCCTAAGAAGTCTTTCATAATACAGTGGAGTCAGTCTCTGAAGCCCATGCAATAGAGATAACCTCAGTATCCCGAACCTCCATGTGGTGTAGGACACATTCTCAATGAGGGAAATTATGGCTTGTTCCTTTCTAATGAAGGCATTCCATGACTCAAGATTGTCTGTAGTACCTCCTCCTTATGCAGAATCCGCTCTGGGCCTCAGTAATTGCACCATCAGCTTCAAGCTGTGGGCCTATAATTATCCAGATTATTATGGTCCTTGTCTGGCTCGGGGATAGGGATGATGGTGGCTTCTGTCCAACCTTCTCTGCAGTCGCAGCATGTGATGTTGCTCTTACATACTGCCGACTGATGTCCATACCTCTGTCACGTGAAACATCAGATAGGGTTTGGGATAAATAGGTCTAAATTCACTCCTTGGTAGCACATTAGAATATTGGCAGAGGACAATGGTTTGCACAAAGGTCAGGGTGTAGGTGTTTGTTTGGATAATTTGTCCCTGTCTGCTTACTGTAATGTGTCTTCCTCCTTCATGTTTTCCAAGTCCCATGTCACAAAGGTTTTTACACTTAAAAGGTTATCTGCTTGTACTTTCATGGCCCACTTAACCAGGAGTTGTCCTGACCTTAGCCTTTTGTCCCAGCAATTCCCAGTATGCCCTTTTGTATTGCAAATGGGGAAAGCTTGGATAGCTGCATTTCGGGTACCAGTAATTCCATAACAATGAACCTTGGCCAGTTCTCATTCAGCATGATAAGGACCAGGACCAAAAGCAATACTTTGTCTATATTGTAGTCTATCAGCTTTTGTTTTGGGTTCATTTTAGTATACATAATTGAAGCATTCAATATTTGTCACCCTTATTTCACACTTACCTACACAACAAGGGGACGCACAGAGCTATAGAAGTCCAGCAGTTGTGCACTAGGGATATTCGGGTGACATATGAGCAACTGACGTTATTGTCTCTCGAATGGCCCTAAACAAACACCTTCTAGGGATCTCAGATAAGATATAACCCAGAACAAGACTTGACCAGCCAATTGACTGGAGCGAGCCCCTCCAACCTCCTATCTATGTAAAGTAGGAGCCAAAGTGCTATTTTGGGCCAATGGCAGCCACAGCATACCTCTTCCTCCGCAGACACAGGTTGCACCTTACGGCCATCAAGGTGTCCCTTTCATTGGACTCTTACCCACGGCAAGAGGGTGCTGAGGACCTATTATGCCTCAGTTCCCCACAAGGCACCTTTGTTTATAATTTATGCTCACACACGGACATCAACAAAGACATCAATTGAACACACTGATTAGGCCTGTCATAATCATTACAGTTGTAATTATTTAAAGCTAATTATAATTTTCTTTGCTGTAACTACCtttgtttataataatgtaattatttaaagcTAATCATATTTTTTTAAGATGACTGCAGCTATCACGTTCCACAGTTTTACATTTGTATGCATTGGCAATAAAACAGGTTTACTATCAGTgagtttattcatttaatcaaATGTCTGTCTCCATATTTAAATCATTATTGTCAATAATGTTAATTAAACTATGTAAtagtacttttttatttttttataagtgCTTCTTGTATTTCAGCAAAAGGAATTTTAtgtttcagttaaaaaaaaaaaaaaaaaaaaagacttttttcCATATTAATTCATTTGTAGAAGAGAAATATTCCAAAACAGCTTGAGAGAAAAAGTCTGACAGGAGACATTTATATGCTGTAGGACTCCTCCGAACCAATGTGAGAGCCACCTTTAAATGAAGAAAACatgaaacattaaaaagtcTACACAGGAGTCTACACAGGAGTGGccaattttctattttatttatgcatttttctcccaatttagcgtagttaatttgtcttccgctgttgggggatccctgattgcagtcgaggtgggtatattgctgctcacgcctctgaCAACCCACGCACaaccttagcagaaccctttttcacctatgcactctgccaattagggtccttacacagtgtttgaagaccccacccacatagtccggtcaacccgccctagcagagatgtctctgctgcaggcactgccaattatgcccgctagatggcgcccagtcgacctgtggcaacgttgagtttcgaaccgaggagttcagattcTAAAACAATCTTTAAAACTGTTGACATCTTTAGCTTCAGTGTTTACGATTCCACAATACGAAAGAGACTGGGTGAAAATGGGATTTATGGGAGACTGCTAAGACAAACATCAATGCATGTTTAACATTagtgaacattttaataaatatagtatTGCATAGTATAAACACTATACCAACAaacatagtagtagtattgtaatGGTGTGGGGGTCTTTGCTGCACCCGAAACAGGATgaaaacaatacattttacacactatcaggaaaattctttaaaaaagtgTAAGGTCATTTGTTTGTGAATTGAAGCTGAGGTGGAATTGGAATATGTATCAAAACAGGGAAAAGTTCACAGTTCAATAAAAGGGCAAAATATGGACCAATGGCATCATGATTCCTGTGTTAAACAGGCTAAGAAACTTTTACTGATTGATCATGGACTTTCTGGTTTAAAAGACCACAGCAATTATTGGGAGTTGTATTAACCCTTTAATAGTCTCGCcaaataaatactgtttaaaacaatatttatttgcaGTTCTTAAGTTTGTTGGgcctataccaacaacaaacaattaaaattgtttattgtttaccagtgaacacagtattttaatgagcctctaccgaacagttgagatgatcacaaaaatgacataggttagaaaggctgttttcttaaaaccattaACCAATATTTTGGAGTTGAACACGTCAACCAAGGACTGATgcggcccaaacaagattatttaaatacagcttatttttacccaagtactTAGActcaaatggttgagcagaccattaaagggttaagagTATTCCCTTCTAGCATATTACAGACAGTGGTGTCATTAATCTAGTTTTCTCTAGTTTACTTGCATTATCTTGCTTATGGATTTAGGAAATGAGTgggaatgttttttatttaaaaattttaagtTCTCATGCTTTATGGTCTGCAATCATTCACTGTGACAGGCTGGCAATAACAGTGGAGGCACTTATTTTTTCACAACACTATATAATTCATCTCTTCTCACCTTAGCATGAATTAACCCAGGGTCAGTAGCACCTGAGCTATGGTGGGCAATGGCAGATCAATCATGTGATCAGATTTTCATGGTTATGAAATGCAGCTTGGCAGGAGTACTGCCTGCTGTCAGTAAAAGCTGCTACACTGCATCCTGACTGTCATACCAACTATTCAGCCCTGTGTGGGAGTGAAAGCTGAAAGAGAATTATTTTAAAGGGCTTTTTGATTAAATCTCAACAAGAAAAgtgtataattattactatcACTAGATAATTGTTACTTTTTTGTTCTATTTGAGTGGGTGTTTTGATGACAGCTATTAGTTATGGCTCTTTAGCCTCCTCATCTTGAGTATCAATCACATTTTATGGGCTCATGCTGTTACTTCTGTCATCTAATGAAGCACAGTAAGTCATCGCTTCCAGTTAGCAGCTACAAACACATCCAGCTAACAcgatttttatttttgctgtggAATCTGCCGAGATCTagatttattctttttattttggtGTTTCCATTGTATGGCATAAACAATGTACCAGCAGTTTACAATCTTGCTGTGACTTTAGCAGTTTGGCTATGGCCAAAATGTAGTTTAATTATTCTTTCGGATTTCACTTGCTTTCTACTAAGTTTAATTAATTGAGTTAGTTCCCCTGTGCGAGGTTCAATCACATTTTTGCCAATTGTCTAACTTATTGTGGTGCcaggagtcctgacctcagcatcTGTGACTTACAGGGTGAATTGGAGCTCTAACAATGGTTTAGTGGAGTCCTGAAGTCACACACTGCTAGGAGAATTCTTTTTGTacacaatatttaaacatttctggaATTTTCCTAGATTATGATGGTGTTCCTATAAAATCGTTATTGTGACTCCTCGACTGATTATATGGTTTaagacaggggtgtcaaactcagtgtcaccgagggccacatctgcattatggttgtaatgtatcctgctgtgactaagtcttggacaatttgttgtttttcttggaggctaaattctgtatttggtgtcaaaatgccaaatttatactgtatatttataatgtatatctacatttatattgtactcctttaccacagacacgacttgtattcacttttccatctttcattaaattctctTCCTTCTGCTTTAGTTTTCTCCTCTTGTACATATTGGGATTATTTGCAAATATTTCtgaacatcacttgttggaataCCGTTAatcgctgatgtggaaacactgccatttGGTGGCGGGATGCagtcggcatgcattgtgggagcagtttatgtacgattttacagtgtttttaagacaatcacacgtcttttaagctctcgcgggccacataaaatgatgtggcTGGCCAGATTTGGCCCTAgaccttgagtttgacacatgtggttTAAGATTTTATTTAACAGGGCTTAAAGTAATTCTGGTTGTGTTTAATTATCTAAATTGGCATATGAATTAAATTTGTTTACACGGTTGAGTGATTAACGAAAGAAAAAATACCTTTTTTCACAAGGTCACATGATTGTTCATTAACttagtttctttaaaaaatggaATCTGTTGTGTTTTATGTAATTGTTCTCTTTGAGTTATATGATTTATTTAGCAAATGGATGTCATACAGCTAACAGATATCattcagtgtgacaaatatacacagtatataattTAAGTTATAAAATTAAATTCTCCTAGTTATTGATTTTGGTTGTTTCATAAATTATAGCATAAAGCATAAAATATATACTTTCACATTTGTGGTTTTTGCGAACGTCTGTCATGTCAGTTTTTCAAGCGAGGTCCATTAAGACATGATTTGACGAGTTTCTGGCAAAAAACACATAGTTTTTGTGGCCCTTCCAAAAAAGTGTAtgctattattgtttatttatttattaggactttaacatcatgttttacacacttggttacaattatgacaggacaggtagttaccggttacacaagattcataattgtcgaacacagtcatggacgattttgtatctccaattaacctcatttgtttttggactgtgggaggaaaccggagctctcggagaaAACtttcagggagaacatgcaaattctacacagaaaggactccatCTGAATGTAGGCTATAgttattaatgcccatgggtACTGAATGAAATATCTAACAAGAACATGGTCAGGTATCTACAAACGATACCACAGAAACAAAAGGTTTTCCACACCACAGCATATGGTAGGtataccagagatgttcacaagtcacaaaatacgagtccgagtcaagtcacgagtctttaggctagagtccaagtcaagtcatgagtcaatataatatacacaaaacatatattggaaatgtagcatagaaataaacaaataatatgtcagttcagataaaaaacaacaacagattagcaactgtattttgccgttttacttagtgcctttactttcctagtcattgtgcaaatgaatgtaatttccgtaacaagaaggtaccagttaaaagcttaaactgatacgttttgttttcattgcaaaacaaaagcgcacgataaaccccggcacagcggccaaatgTGGaatgttgtcccattaggaatataatccgttattttgtaaatgtgcttattattaaaaacctccaaacttttcccggttgtgaagtaaaacatgaactcgttagaaagccaatcaagcgtttcattgacacatcatctgtgtgacgcaaactgaataaatgcaaatgcaaatttaaatcagaaggtctgattggttcagaaagcagtCTTTCAACCactagtgccaattctgtaggagcattccattcaccccagttgttcctgtgaagtgcactacgtaggtaacacatgctgacgctagggactcttgttgtttacgagtaatttttttgcgagtcatgagtcgagtccgagtcatttgaaacaagtccaagtcatttgaaacaagtccgagtccagtctgaagtcgctgtgtgtgcgacttacgtgactcgagtccccatctccgaggtatataaaagtattataaaaGTAGCAACAAGGTATAAGCTGgctttcattgtactgtataattaAGGTTAATGTATTAacgtgggcagttgtagcctagaggttaatgtactggactagtaagcaaaaggttgCTGGCTCAAACCCcaccaggtttccactgttgggccactgagcaaggcctttaaccctcaattgcttagactgtataaagttgcttttgataaaagcgtctgctaaatgccaaaaatgtaaatgtaaaatgttacagTGAGTGTTTGTCACCTGGTTGAATTTGACTGTACTGacatgattgatttatttggcTGTGTTCAGGAGTGGCAGGACTACCGTCTCATCTGGGACCCGGAAGAGTTTGATGGTATGAAGAAGGTCCGTCTTCCCTCTAAACACATATGGCTGCCAGATGTTGTCCTCTATAACAAGTAAGTCAATTCTACCTTTTCATTTTGAAAGGGGGGGTCAAGTTCCACGACCTGCACCTTTAATAAAGAAGGCCTCTGCAAACACCTTTCTTTCTGTTCCAGTGCTGACGGCATGTATGAAGTATCCTTCTACTCCAACGCTGTAGTCTCCTACGACGGCAGTGTGTTCTGGTTACCACCTGCCATTTACAAGAGCGCTTGCAAGATCGAGGTGAAGCACTTTCCATTCGACCAACAGAACTGCACGCTGAGCTTCCGCTCGTGGACTTATGACCGCACAGAAGTGGACCTGGTGCTGCGTGCTGATGTGGCCAGCATGGATGACTTTACACCAAGTGGTGAATGGGACATCATTGCTCTGCCAGGGCGCCGCAACGAGAACCCATCAGACCCAGCCTACGTGGCCATCACATATGACTTTATAATTCGCCGTAAGCCACTTTTCTACACCATCAACCTCATAATCCCATGTGTTCTGATCACATCACTGGCCATCCTCGTATTTTACTTGCCATCGGACTGTGGCGAGAAGATGACTCTGTGCATCTCTGTGCTGTTGGCACTCACCGTCTTCCTGCTGCTCATTTCCAAAATTGTCCCACCCACATCTCTGGATGTGCCACTCGTCGGAAAGTACCTGATGTTCACCATGGTTCTGGTCACCTTCTCAATAGTCACCAGCGTATGCGTGCTCAATGTTCACCACCGCTCTCCAACCACCCACACCATGCCCCCCTGGGTTAGGGTGGTCTTTCTTGATAAGCTTCCTGCCCTGCTCTTTATGCGCCAGCCCAGGAACAGCAGTGAGCGCCAGAAGCTTCGCCAACGGCGCCATGCCAGTGAAAAGGAAAGTGGTGAAACATGCACATGCTATGTGAATCGTGCCTCTGTCAAGCAGTTTGCAGGAGAGGTGGGCGAGGGAGGAAGAGATTCTACTGATGCACTAAATGGCTTGAGGGACGGAGGGTGCGAGGGCACCTCAGCTGTGCCCAGAGCGAATCAACAGCCTTCTACTCCACTCACAACTCCGCTCACTCAGGGCATTCTGGGGCAGGCATGTCCGGGCTTTGAAGAAGCTGTGGATGGCGTGCGTTTCATTGCCAACCACATGAAGTGTGAAGATGATGATCGCAGCGTGAGTCACATCTTAATTTTTTTAGCTTACATCCATATAGGCTTAAATACCTATTGACTTCCTATTTGTCACACAGGGCACTACATAGGGTGTAAAAGGCATTAGGTTACTTGATAGACATCCTATTGCTAAACCCAGGCCATTAATatcccagaggtgtttaatGTGGTTAAAGTCAGGGATTTGTACAGGCTACTGGAGTCTTGCAAACCCCTGGTGGCTACATT
This DNA window, taken from Trichomycterus rosablanca isolate fTriRos1 chromosome 3, fTriRos1.hap1, whole genome shotgun sequence, encodes the following:
- the chrnb2 gene encoding neuronal acetylcholine receptor subunit beta-2 isoform X2; its protein translation is MVSLAQLISVHEREQIMTTNVWLTQEWQDYRLIWDPEEFDGMKKVRLPSKHIWLPDVVLYNNADGMYEVSFYSNAVVSYDGSVFWLPPAIYKSACKIEVKHFPFDQQNCTLSFRSWTYDRTEVDLVLRADVASMDDFTPSGEWDIIALPGRRNENPSDPAYVAITYDFIIRRKPLFYTINLIIPCVLITSLAILVFYLPSDCGEKMTLCISVLLALTVFLLLISKIVPPTSLDVPLVGKYLMFTMVLVTFSIVTSVCVLNVHHRSPTTHTMPPWVRVVFLDKLPALLFMRQPRNSSERQKLRQRRHASEKESGETCTCYVNPVPRANQQPSTPLTTPLTQGILGQACPGFEEAVDGVRFIANHMKCEDDDRSVSEDWKYVAMVIDRLFLWIFIFVCVFGTVGMFLQPLFQNSSKTVINTPG
- the chrnb2 gene encoding neuronal acetylcholine receptor subunit beta-2 isoform X1 codes for the protein MVSLAQLISVHEREQIMTTNVWLTQEWQDYRLIWDPEEFDGMKKVRLPSKHIWLPDVVLYNNADGMYEVSFYSNAVVSYDGSVFWLPPAIYKSACKIEVKHFPFDQQNCTLSFRSWTYDRTEVDLVLRADVASMDDFTPSGEWDIIALPGRRNENPSDPAYVAITYDFIIRRKPLFYTINLIIPCVLITSLAILVFYLPSDCGEKMTLCISVLLALTVFLLLISKIVPPTSLDVPLVGKYLMFTMVLVTFSIVTSVCVLNVHHRSPTTHTMPPWVRVVFLDKLPALLFMRQPRNSSERQKLRQRRHASEKESGETCTCYVNRASVKQFAGEPSTPLTTPLTQGILGQACPGFEEAVDGVRFIANHMKCEDDDRSVSEDWKYVAMVIDRLFLWIFIFVCVFGTVGMFLQPLFQNSSKTVINTPG